One Bombus fervidus isolate BK054 chromosome 2, iyBomFerv1, whole genome shotgun sequence DNA segment encodes these proteins:
- the LOC139994011 gene encoding LOW QUALITY PROTEIN: uncharacterized protein (The sequence of the model RefSeq protein was modified relative to this genomic sequence to represent the inferred CDS: inserted 3 bases in 2 codons) produces the protein MWPRWRCXPSSSGKVEGKRFSSIDRASSSSTARYGLYSRSHVHVSWFLLSSHSDWFGISSAKRETVCKPFRMAGKTKNKRVVTLMVAGAVTIEWIFFRRTDTQQHTAIKADHXFRGTLPRDRPL, from the exons ATGTGGCCGAGGTGGCGCTG GCCATCGTCGTCGGGAAAAGTGGAAGGAAAGAGGTTTTCCAGCATCGACCGGGCTTCCTCCTCGTCCACCGCTCGCTACGGCCTGTACTCACGTTCGCACGTACACGTATCTTGGTTCCTGCT aagtAGTCATTCTGACTGGTttggtatttctagt gCAAAGCGTGAAACGGTTTGTAAACCGTTTCGAATGGCAGggaaaacgaagaataaaagagTAGTCACCTTGATGGTTGCGGGAGCTGTTACCATCGAATGGATCTTCTTTCGACGGACAGATACGCAGCAGCATACTGCCATAAAAGCTGACC CTTTCCGAGGGACGTTGCCGCGTGATCGACCTTTATGA